One Vitis vinifera cultivar Pinot Noir 40024 chromosome 8, ASM3070453v1 genomic window carries:
- the LOC132254155 gene encoding uncharacterized protein LOC132254155: MPPRRPTSSQNSQANDDVPPVEGLPPVSAEGIYRTNVQGQSSSSRGSSFDDFKKLGPPYFSGATDPIEAEAWILKMEKFFGVIDCSEEQKASYAAFMLDKEADHWWRMTRRLLEDQGPITWRQFREAFYKKYFPDSVRRQKVGEFIRLEQGDMTMAQYEAKFTELSRFSPQLIATEEEKALKFQDGLKPYLKNKISILKLGVYSEVVDRALIAEKDNEELHQYREQQRKRNRSDGAHGNQAQRMSTSGRNQNKGKAAQNLDGACPTCGKKHGGKPCYRETGACFGCGKQGHLIRDCPENRKFITGKPKEENKEDKQKPKAQGRVFAMTHRDAQATSDVVTGTLSSGEE, encoded by the exons ATGCCACCAAGGAGACCTACATCTTCCCAAAACAGTCAGGCTAATGATGATGTACCTCCAGTTGAGGGTTTGCCTCCCGTGAGTGCAGAAGGGATCTATAG GACTAATGTTCAAGGACAGTCTTCATCTTCTAGGGGTAGCTCTTTTGATGACTTCAAGAAATTGGGTCCTCCTTActtttctggtgctacagatcccatagaggcagaggcttggatccttaagatggagaaattctttggtgtcatagattgctctgaggagcaaaaagcctcttatgcagcttttatgttagataaagaggCAGATCATTGGTGGCGTATGACTAGGAGACTTTTGGAGGATCAGGGACCCATAACATGGAGACAATTTAGGGAGGCTTTCTATAAGAAGTATTTCCCTGACAGTGTTAGGCGGCAGAAGGTGGGAGAGTTTATTCGTTTGGAACAGGGGGATATGACTATGGCTCAGTATGAGGCCAAATTTACAGAGTTATCACGTTTTTCCCCACAGTTGATTGCTACAGAGGAGGAAAAggcattaaagtttcaggatggattgaagccttatttgaagaacaagatatctattttgaagcttggtgtctattcagaggttgttgacagagcccttatagcagagaaagataatgaggagcttcatcagtatagggaacaacaaaggaagcgaaataggagtgatggtgctcatggtaatCAAGCACAGCGAATGTCTACATCAGGaagaaatcagaataaagggAAGGCAGCGCAGAATTTAGATGGggcttgtcctacttgtggtaagaagcatgggggtaagccatgctatagagagactggagcttgctttggttgtgggaagCAAGGACATTTGATCAGAGATTGTCCAGAGAATAGGAAGTTCATCACTGGGAAgcctaaagaggaaaataaggaggataaacagaaacccaaagcccaaggacgggtgtttgctatgactcatcgagatgctcaggccacttctgatgtggtgacag